catgacaaaatacaaactaaaataacttatgcatggatttgtgaattaacattttatttgccacacagtgtttatatatgtgggtttttttataaaaatgcaaaaaaaaaaagttgaaaacgaCGTCAGATTCCCCAATTATTTGTCCCCAAACTATATAAATTCGTACAAATGCTCATAATttcatacattagggggcagatttatcaagggtcaaatagtaaattcgaatttaattctaattttcgagtttcaaaattcactcATTTGAAATGTAATCCCCctatttaaatgtgagatttattacaccttgaccctggaaacagtcctaaatcgaatattcaccacctaaaacctgccgagtttatgtacaagtcaatggcagaggtccgttgagccatttggagatgttaatagccttcctgacatacgACTTTTTTTTGGGGAGAATTACTCAATTCATACGAATCAAATACCAACCCAATATGGTTTAAATTTTCGTGTCGgaactatttgatcgaatattaagACATTCAAATTCTTTctcaaataacctcccagttgaattgtgaatatatttgaatttaaaattcaaccttagataaatgggcctcctaatAAATTGTTGAACTGGCCATGTACATAATTGTGTGCAAATTGTATCAATGTTCCTTTATATTTGCCTGTATGTCTTGTTGCAGAGAGAGAAGCGCACAGAAGCCAATCAGCTCTGCTTATTGAAAGAAAAGATTTATTTCAGGAAACCAAACCTGTTATACCAGGAGGCCCCCGTGTTTATAAGTTGGTTCTGCGTGAGAAATATGCACAAGGAAAGTACAGAAAACTCCAGTTTGGGGCTCAAAACCCattaaaacaacacaaaataataatgttgGTGGGAGCAACAGGATCAGGTAAAACAACTCTCATCAACGCTCTGATCAACTACATCCTGGGAGTGAAATGGGAAGATAATTACAGGTTGATTCTCATTGAGGAAGATACAAACAGGAGCCAAGCCCATAGCCAGACCTCTGAAGTCACTGCCTACCAACTCAATCATATAGAGGCATTTACTGTCCCCTATAACCTGACAATCATTGATACCCCGGGGTTTGATGACACAAGAGGTCGAGATCATGACAAAGAGATTCCCAGGCAACTGAAATTATGTTTTGACTCACCCGGGAGCATTAGCCACATTGATGCCATTTATTTTGTGCTTCCGTCCGGTTTACCTCGTTTGACAAGTACacaggaatatatttttggatcaATGTTGTCAATTTTTGCAAAAGATATAGAGAACAACATACAGATCTGCGCTACGTTTGCTGATGCCGGGAAACCAATGGTCTTAAAGGCCCTTACTGAATCCAATGTCGCTTGTGTAAAGAACAGACATGGCATTCCTGTTTATTTCAAGTTCAATAATTGTGCTCTGTATGCAAAGAAGTCAGAGGAAGAggatgacgatgatgatgataatgaaaaTTCGTTTCTTAAGTTACCGTGGGATACCGGAAAAACAAGCTCAGAAAAGTTATTTAGAGATTTGGCACGAATGGAATCAAAGAGTCTAGTTTTAACAAAAGAAGTGTTAGAGGAGAGGGAGGCACTCGAGGGCATATTAGATGGGTTAGGGAGAAAAACTGAGGAAATTGCACTGTATCACCAAGAGTTATCCAAACTTAATCTGAATATGAAAGAAAATGAACAAATTATTAAGGAGAACAGTAGTTATGAATATGAAATGAAGGAAAACGTAAAGACGAAAATCCCAGTACAAGGAGAGGTACATAACTGTAACAGCTGTGAAACAACATGCTCACGTTACGGCAACTTGTTTCAGAGAATTTGGAAATGGTTAAAATGGGTTTTTTCCATGGAATGCAGCGTGTGTGGCCACAATGAGAGAAATCACGTACGTGAGAGCCATGAATGGAGAATTGATGTGAAAACTACGAAGCTCACACATAAAGAACTGAAAGAAAAATACGAGAAGGCTTATAAGAAGAAGTTATCTATTGATGAGATGATTCaaattaatgagaataaaaagAAAGACCAAAAAGACGAGGCAATGAGACTTATCGAGAGAGCTGCAGAAGTTCTCAGGCGCCTACAAGAAATTGCCCTTAAACCCAACTCACTCACTGTCACTGATTATATTGATTTGCTTATCAATAAAGAGAGACAAGAAGGGAAACTAGGATTCCAAGAGAGAATTGCTTCCCTGGAGGAATTCAAGGACAAAACTCAATAGATacagttcatttttttaatatccacTTGAGatcattgttttttcatttaatattacaAATGAGAAAAATTCTGTGCTTATATGGGATATATGGCTTCAATAATCACAGTATAAGGTTTGTGTTCTGAAAATATAACGAGTGAGCTTACCTTTCTACAATATCAATAAAACCAttaacacaaacaaaccaagtgTGTTCTTATTCCTGTTTATTCAGTGCATGGAGACCCAGCTGGTGCCTGACATTCCTATTAATGAACATTCTTCTGCCCTATATTATGCTCCTGATCTATTTTCCCAATTAGTGAAAGTCAAACTCACCTACACCCTCCACTGCCTACGGCTGCCTGAGCTGCCACATTCCAGGTGTGTAGGTGGGTGACTCCTGTGTTTCTCTACATTCGTATGGACAAGTAACCAAATTATCCCATTTAAGGGCTTCTTCATATTATATCAGATACAAGTGCTTAAGTCAGGGCTTCCCAATTGGAAGATCTACCCATAAATCTTTTTTGATGATCAGTAAATCACTTAAGCCCAGTTTCATACAGCTCCATTAGATCAGCCTTCTGGGTATTTCAGTGACAGTAACATGTTTGTTTAgcttagaaaatcatttaacgacaacttaattaaaaaaacttttgccgCCCAATGCCACTATGGGTTTTTATTTAACCATCAAAAACATTCAAACTCCATCaattataattttacattttaaaattaaaatattcacaTGAGCAGAATTGTAACAGTAAGTATAGAAATAAAGCCTTAAAAGCCCTTTCCTTTTCCTAAagttgtaccttgtacttgatcgtaactaagctgcatgaatccatgtttaaggcaaaacaatcctactgggtttattgcataaaacagctcatatataaaaccctgcttcatgtaaataaaccatattcatattaatatacttttctagtagtatgtgccattgggtgatcataaatagaaaattgtcattttaaaaaataagggccgccccctgggatcctacgagtcacggtgcacacaaacaaaccatacatgttaggtcacatgagccaaataacagacagagttgtgtcttttgcttcctcacttcttcctgttacagttagtgttgaagtatttctggtcaggtgatctcttcctgttacagttagagctgcagtatttctggtcaggtgatctcttcctgttacagttagagattaagtatttctggtcagctgatctcttcctgttacagttagagttgtagtatttctgatcaggtgatctcttcctgttacagttagagctgcagtatttctggtcaggtgatctcttcctgttacagttagagctgcagtatttctggtcaggtgatctcttcctgttacagttagagctgcagtatttctggtcaggtgatctcttcctgttacagttagagctgcagtatttctggtcaggtgatctcttcctgttacagttagagctgcagtatttctggtcaggtgatctcttcctgttacagttagagctgcagtatttctggtcaggtgatctcttcctgttacagttagagctgcagtatttctggtcaggtgatctcttcctgttacagttagagctgcagtatttctggtcagatgatctctgaggcagcacacagaccatcacaaaatggtggctcaaggcaagagatgtaaaagggcaatatttacttaaatgtatattccagttatgtaagattctttaatatgtcacttaatatgatataaactctgttgcttaagtattcattttgggggtatatttttcctttaatgtttaaatgatttaaggtATTGAAGTCTAAATTACAGATATACCCCTAATCTGGTGTACCCCAGGTACAAATTATTCTGGATAAtcgctcccatacctgtacaaaggtgtctctaaatgtaaatatttcataCATAGCCAATGCACTTTTATGTCTTTAGTGTTCCTATAAACGCTTATGCATTGCTGATCTGTCAAAAAGAATAACTGTTGCTTCTTAGATTCTCCATCCTTTCATGCCACCTTCCTTCTACTTGTCACTTGCAGAAGCACAGTCAGTAATTATAGGGCGCGGTGTCCATGGCCATGCAGCCAAGCCCCTCCTCCAGAAGAGATATTTTTGGCAGAGCCCCTGGTGGGCCTGAAGGGGTGTGGTCCCTGGTACAATCGCACCCTCtacacccccagtagttccaccactgggcatgtaagaaggtgattgggttgtgtgcatgaaaatgtgtattgtatgtgtaaagtgaatgtgagtgttgtaaaaatgttgaaatgattgaaagtgttaaatgttttggagactgtaatgtgtaaaatgcaAATGAATGGTAAAGGTTTCATGTGGTGAACTGGGGGAAAGGCACATGCACTGCAGTGAGGACAGTACATGAAAGGGAAATGTTAAAAGCACTTGCACAGTGAATGTTAAGGGGATGGTTGTTATGGGATAGTATATAAAGGGATGAAACACAGTAATGGGTGTtcagtggatgcttctgaagaaaAGTAGATAGTTATAGGCTAAAGTAAAAGTACTAGGTACTATAGTTAGTGAGTGGACTACTAGAATGGGTAGTTAAGACCCCAACGAGGAGTAAGTGGCTTAGGAGCCAAGGCTTTGCCAGTGGGGGCTGGAGTGTTAGGGGGAACACgaacatcctgaaggaggggcgCAAGTATAATCCTATGTGGAGTAGGCCAGAGGGACATAGGacgtatgccggactggtaggaccagAAGGTGGAAAATTCCTAGCCTAAAAGGTCAGCGGTGCACTGCTGTGGTTTCAGCCGACTGAAGTAGGAAGGTGGTAAGTCGCCTTGGAAAGGGGTGTTCCTGTGTCTCCAGTGACTTCGTGTGAGGGGTTCGCTAAAGGAAGTTATTGCTCTGCAAGGAAGGGAGTAAGTGACACCTTTGGGACTGTACAAAGTTGATGGATATCATGGAGTGTTTCCAATAAAAGTTcttcatttttgtgattttacatCGGTGTGGAGATCCATTATTCCAAGAAGGTTGGTTGCCATGGTGACGGCGGAGCATTAACCCTTAACCCCCCCTTACAGGCACATCAGCCTTAGTCATGTACTATTTCCACATCTTAAAGGGGTCATATAGTATATCTGCAAATCTCCCTTATCCTTAAGgcaattatgtataatatatggcaGTTCCCTATAGATCCTTTCAGGTCTGTGTCTGTTTCAGTGGTGGGAAAGTCCTATCATTCCTTCCCTAGAAGCACAGCAGGATGAGCACAGTTCCCTGATCAGATGAGCCTATCT
This is a stretch of genomic DNA from Xenopus laevis strain J_2021 chromosome 6S, Xenopus_laevis_v10.1, whole genome shotgun sequence. It encodes these proteins:
- the LOC100137715 gene encoding uncharacterized protein LOC100137715 isoform X1, with the translated sequence MAEQPEKKDSEREAHRSQSALLIERKDLFQETKPVIPGGPRVYKLVLREKYAQGKYRKLQFGAQNPLKQHKIIMLVGATGSGKTTLINALINYILGVKWEDNYRLILIEEDTNRSQAHSQTSEVTAYQLNHIEAFTVPYNLTIIDTPGFDDTRGRDHDKEIPRQLKLCFDSPGSISHIDAIYFVLPSGLPRLTSTQEYIFGSMLSIFAKDIENNIQICATFADAGKPMVLKALTESNVACVKNRHGIPVYFKFNNCALYAKKSEEEDDDDDDNENSFLKLPWDTGKTSSEKLFRDLARMESKSLVLTKEVLEEREALEGILDGLGRKTEEIALYHQELSKLNLNMKENEQIIKENSSYEYEMKENVKTKIPVQGEVHNCNSCETTCSRYGNLFQRIWKWLKWVFSMECSVCGHNERNHVRESHEWRIDVKTTKLTHKELKEKYEKAYKKKLSIDEMIQINENKKKDQKDEAMRLIERAAEVLRRLQEIALKPNSLTVTDYIDLLINKERQEGKLGFQERIASLEEFKDKTQ
- the LOC100137715 gene encoding uncharacterized protein LOC100137715 isoform X2; translated protein: MLVGATGSGKTTLINALINYILGVKWEDNYRLILIEEDTNRSQAHSQTSEVTAYQLNHIEAFTVPYNLTIIDTPGFDDTRGRDHDKEIPRQLKLCFDSPGSISHIDAIYFVLPSGLPRLTSTQEYIFGSMLSIFAKDIENNIQICATFADAGKPMVLKALTESNVACVKNRHGIPVYFKFNNCALYAKKSEEEDDDDDDNENSFLKLPWDTGKTSSEKLFRDLARMESKSLVLTKEVLEEREALEGILDGLGRKTEEIALYHQELSKLNLNMKENEQIIKENSSYEYEMKENVKTKIPVQGEVHNCNSCETTCSRYGNLFQRIWKWLKWVFSMECSVCGHNERNHVRESHEWRIDVKTTKLTHKELKEKYEKAYKKKLSIDEMIQINENKKKDQKDEAMRLIERAAEVLRRLQEIALKPNSLTVTDYIDLLINKERQEGKLGFQERIASLEEFKDKTQ